A single Paenibacillus kribbensis DNA region contains:
- a CDS encoding endo-1,4-beta-xylanase: MLRLKVGKLVSSLALAGVLLSSVLVNQADAGLVNGSKFLGNVIAGSVPASYGTYWNQVTPENSTKWGSVEGSRNNMNWSQADTAYNYARSNGFPFKFHTLVWGSQEPGWVSGLSAADQKAEVTQWIKAAGQRYPNAAFVDVVNEPLHAKPSFRNAIGGDGSTGWDWVIWSFQQARQAFPNSKLLINEYGIISDPSLTDQYVNIINQLKSRGLIDGIGIQCHQFNMDTVSVNTMNTVLNKLAATGLPIYVSELDITGDDNTQLARYKEKFPVLWQHPSVKGVTLWGYIQGQTWKANTHLLNSNGTERPALQWLRQYLRS, translated from the coding sequence ATGTTGAGGCTTAAAGTAGGCAAGTTGGTAAGCAGTTTGGCGTTGGCGGGTGTGCTGTTATCGTCTGTTCTGGTGAATCAGGCTGATGCTGGTCTGGTGAATGGAAGCAAATTCCTCGGAAATGTTATTGCCGGCAGTGTCCCTGCAAGTTACGGAACGTACTGGAATCAGGTGACGCCGGAGAATTCGACCAAGTGGGGCTCGGTTGAAGGCAGCCGTAACAACATGAACTGGTCGCAGGCCGATACCGCCTACAATTATGCTCGTAGCAATGGCTTCCCGTTCAAGTTTCACACCTTGGTATGGGGCAGTCAGGAGCCAGGATGGGTAAGCGGACTGTCGGCTGCCGATCAGAAAGCGGAAGTGACTCAGTGGATCAAAGCAGCCGGCCAGCGCTATCCGAATGCAGCGTTTGTAGATGTGGTGAATGAGCCGCTGCATGCGAAGCCGTCCTTCCGCAATGCTATTGGCGGTGATGGATCGACCGGATGGGATTGGGTCATATGGTCGTTCCAACAGGCTAGACAAGCTTTTCCGAATTCCAAGCTGCTTATCAATGAATATGGAATTATCAGCGATCCTTCATTAACCGATCAATATGTCAATATTATTAATCAGCTCAAGAGTAGAGGCTTGATTGACGGAATTGGCATTCAATGCCACCAGTTCAATATGGATACCGTCTCAGTCAACACGATGAACACTGTACTGAACAAGCTAGCGGCAACAGGGTTGCCAATCTATGTGTCGGAACTGGATATAACTGGTGATGACAACACCCAACTTGCCAGATACAAGGAGAAGTTCCCGGTACTCTGGCAGCATCCTTCAGTGAAGGGGGTTACGCTCTGGGGGTATATCCAGGGACAAACCTGGAAGGCGAACACACATCTGCTGAATTCAAACGGCACGGAACGCCCCGCG